DNA sequence from the Gadus morhua chromosome 21, gadMor3.0, whole genome shotgun sequence genome:
cgATGCTGTGACCCTCCCAGAGATTTGCGACCTGGCAGCCCTTTTAGTTTCTACTGAATAACCTCAAATTACAGATTCTCAGCATGACTTGCcatcccctccttccccccgccctcccctgaCTAATCCCATGAGTCAACCCTAGCCTGCACTGCCCTCAACTCATGTGTCATATTAAGACCAACTCTAGGCACTACTAAAAACAAACTTAACAACTGCAAGTGCATGTCACCCATTCTAACACGATAGACACTTTGACGGGTCTTAATTAGCTTAGTTAACTGAATGGCTTTTAACACGATCCCAGGTCTGCCGGCGTTCATAATTATCTCTACGGAGCATATTATGAATCGTACATAGATGTACACACAGGGCGCCGCGAGTCACTGAACGGCGGCCCGCTGATCAACCTGGCCTCGCGCCGCGCCCTAGCCCCGACGCATAGCGCCGGAGACGTCGCAACCGCTAACCGTGTTGGCTGCCGTGTGAACCTCTGCTACCGTGTGACGTTGACGTTGACTTTTTGTGGTGCACCTCCTGGTTCTGTTTTTCCTGCGATAGTAACTTGGCTCTCTGTCTCGTTCGTAGTTCTAATGGCAAGTCTGTGTCATGGTCTGAATCAGGTCCAAGACACCCTCCGAGGGGGGGGAATGTGTGGCACAGACTGTCTGTGCATGTGAGGAAACAGGAAGCCGGCACCAATCAGATGGCGGTCATCAGGCCCCTAACTAACACCCCCGACCCCCACAGCTGTGAGCCCCCAACCCCCCGCGACCTTGGCACAGACCCCCGCCTCCCCACAGAGCCCCCCGTCACCAAGGCCCTGTACAACGTGgccgaggaggacgacgacgacgaagaggaggaggaggaggagggcgactCGCAGCGCCCCCTCTGGACCCCCGCCTGCCCACAGCCCCCGACACGGCCCGGGTCGGGCCCCCAACCAGACACGCCCCTTTTGCCCCCTCCCTTACCGAGCCGCACCGTCCTCGCCGCTGAGCACTTTCAACGGGCGGAGGTGGAAACGCATCGCTCCagtgtccccctcccccacccccacccccacccccgccccgcgCCGACGGACACGGCCCCCCCGCCTCAGATTCTGGCCCCCTCTCGCCTTCCGGCGGCCCTCCAAGCAGGGCTGTTCGGAGAGGAGGGGCCCGAGACGGACGAACTGGACCTCTTGCACAGCTACATGCATGACTCTaaggacgaggaagaggcggaggaggacgaggagagctTGTCCAAGAGCAAGCTGACGCTGGAGGACTCCCTGGCTCtgtcgcccccctcccccttcagggACTCTGTGTGTTCAGAGGGCTCCGTGTCCCCGGCCGTGGACTCTTACCTGGGGACGTCCCCGGGCGCGGCCTACAGCGCCGCCATACTGCGGGACTTCACACAGAGCTCCTCCACGctgtgaggggtgggggagcgggggggcagGCGACCTGTGGGGatcctccttcactctctccaccGACATGCTTTAGACCCACCGGGGCTGACACGCAGATCCTACATGTGCACCgagaagcaaacacacacacacacacacacacacatacacacatccacacgctcAAAACATGCATGCCACTGCACACGCCCACCCTGAcatgccccccacacacaaatgcacacacaatgcacaaacACGACAAACATGACAAACATGAACATGACAGTAACACTTAAACCACATAGGATTCACAGCATAGCACAGAACTATATCCCCCTGCACTTAAATCAAGTTTTTCTCCAATTTTGTTTCCTCTGATTTTTGCTCTCTCATTTGCTTGcttcaatgtttttctttttcttttattattttgtctcaATAGGAAATATAAATACCTGGTACGGTTCAGGAACGCTGAACAACGCCAGAGCAGTACGCTGCTTCCGAAGGGCTGTGAGTCCACGTAGACTCGCTGGAAACACTGCAACTGGGAACAGTGCCAAAACTAGCTAGCTTGTGTGCCAAAATGTGACAGGATTATAAAGCAGATCTCAGAATCACAACGAAGGATGTAGCTGTCGTCTAGTTGATGTGCAATTAAAAAAAGCCTGAATTAAAAGCAAAATAATGATAAGTGTAGGAACAGGGAAGGCTACGTTTGGGTGGTCTGTGTGCGAACGCTGCACGTTAAGATACAGACAAAAGCCAACTCCAAAGACATCGCTACGCTAAGTGCATATCATGACACCATTATCTAGCACTGTTTTCTTTTGCGACACTGTCTACGTGCAGTAGAgacaggcttgtgtgtgtgacagggaaAGATGGATTTTCTCTCGTTGATAAGAATACGCCTCTgcttctttctcttcttctgacctCATTGACATTTTTTTTAGAAACAAAGCCGTACTAAATCACCGCACTGCTATGGATAAGTACGATGCTGAATGGTAAGAGGGTGAGAAAGGAGTGTGTGCTCGATATTAGAAACAGAATATATGACTGAGATGGAattcttcttctcttttaaAAACCTGCGCTGTGTGAAACATGACCTGATATGGATTCGATGTGCCAATCAAAGCTGTAATCTGTCGactttaccctgcgttcactTTTTAAATATGTAGCTGATAAAAGGTCTGCTTGATTGTAGATGATGGTAATGTTGTTTACTAGGTTTACACACAATCATACCTGAGCCGACTTTTCTAAGCATGGGGATGTGACAAAGAGCTATACCATGCAGTGTTTATGATATTTCTTATGTTTTTTGCGGTTTGCTGTGCCATTGTAATGGGGAAGAACACAGTACTTGTATAAGTTCTCAAAGTTTGTAATACTGTTGAGCCATCTCTTGTTTTTCACACGAGTGGTATGTTTGTACTATCGGTAAATGTTTATACATTTAGAATgtgcagagaaaaaaaacaacaaaactttatacattttgaaattgTCTTACAGATGCTTGTCAAGGAACAGTGTATTGGCATTGGGGTATTTTAAGCTAACTGTATGAGTCGGATGTATTCTCTTGAAAATAATCAGTTGTCAAAGTAACCGAATGTTACTTACTATAATGAGATTACGTGTTTTCAATTTTGCTTAAATCTCGTATTATAAATTTAAGTAGTTACTTAATCTTATGGTTCTTAGTTCTTTATCTATAAATGCAACTTTCCAAGTACCACAATAACAATGTACAGTGACATAGTGCAATCGTATTGTATTTCCAAATGTTTTGGTCTATTATAGTGTTTCAAGAAGTTGTTTAAAGATTTTAAGAAATGTAAGTTATGAGGGTGCCACCTGTTTAACACTGTCAAATCTAGAATGAAATAGGCCTTCGTGTTTGGGCAAGTATACTGTAAAATAAACGAAAATATTTATATTACCACGACCTGATTACCTTTTAAAAAAGCCAAAACAAACGGTTTATTATGGGACTGAAAAAATGCTAAATTTATAGAAATCTGTTTTCAAAAGTGCACAGAATATCTGAAAACCCTAAAATGTAATCAATGAAGGTATGAGTTTTGCTTGAATGGAGTGATGCACCCCAGGTAAGTATCAGGCAGCAGTCGCTGATGTGCTCTTACTGTACGCTCCTCAGTGGTGGGCGGGGCCCCCGCAATCTGTTATGCTAGACATTTCCGGGTCCTGTGACTTATCAGGTGGTTGTAAGTGGGTGGGGGTGAGCTGTACGTAGGTCTACTCTCTGTTCCATCTTCTCTCCTCAGCCTTTGGATACAAACTTCTAAAGTGATCTCGTCTCAAAGTCACTTTACATGAGAGAGGACGAGTAAAACAGGGAACATATCTCACAGTTGGTAGTCGCTCGTTTCGATTACCCTCACCATGGCTGGCGGTTCGGTGTCGGAATGCAAGGAGTACTTGTTCAAAGTGTTGGTGATCGGGGAATTAGGCGTGGGGAAGACGAGCATCATCAAGAGATACGTGCATCAGCTTTTCTCCCAGCACTACAGAGCCACGATTGGTGTTGACTTTGCGCTTAAAGTGATCAACTGGGACAGCAAAACCCTGGTGAGGTTACAACTTTGGGATATAGCTGGTAAGCCTTTTCTTTTAAGTTGCGGGGTTCCCGGTTTAGCTAACTAATCTCGGACTCAGCAACCTTACTTTGTCATGGCAGAACTTCTAAGGAGGCGGAAAATACTAAGTGTTTGATGAGACATTTTTACTGACACTTTGTGTTACAGTTTACTAGGGCTGgccgagtgtgtgtttgccaatTACGCGCTTAAAGATCCACGCATctagcaacatgattggttgaaacCAAATGAGGCAAAAGAAAGCGAAAGTTTGTATTTGTGACACTAAAGTAATGTTTCAAACCGTGGCTTTCCTCCAGAGGAACGACGTTTTCCATTGTAGTGTGCGTCTTCACACCTACACGCGAATACCGGTATGCAAATAATCAATGTTTAAAGGCAGGCTCATATCTTAAATGAAGATATGAGCCTGCCTTTAAACATTGATTATTTGCATATTAAGATTCTTAATATGTAAACAATATACATCGCTCAATGGTCTTTCCCATTTGTATCACTAAAACCTGGAGCGATGGGTACATGGGAGCCCTGAGCCGCTTAATTGGCAGAGGAATGTAGGTCACGTTATTCCGCCCTGAACAGAGGAGCGCTATGTGGACCGGTGgggagcagtgttgccagatagGACCAGATTttccgcccaatctggcaacactggctgcaGCGCGCTGCATTCCATTATGGGTTCTCCACATCACATGATCATAACATAAACATTTCAAGATTGTAGATTGGTTGATTGTAGTATTTTAGCATTAATTGAGAGGTATTCAGTAACTTTCGTCAGGTTACAGACAACCATGTAttttatctcttttttttttttacattatgtCAACTATTGTTAGAATATAACTTTCACCTTTAATTAGGGGGcagaaaaaacattttaaatggaTAGGTTTATTGCCACAGTAAATACTATTTTTGATTTTGGTCGCTTCCACTGGATGTTTATTTGAAAATATTGACAGACTATGTGATTGCAATCATCATACGTCACTTtaagtgtgtgagggtgtgggtgtgtgtgtggactgaacTGTGTTTGAGTTGGATTTGAATTAGCCACCCCATTTAAAGAGAATTGTGTAATGAAGTCCAATTCGGACAATGGAGCACCTTTAGTAACCTACCCCCTTCTGTGCATAAGGATGTAGTTAATCATTCATAAGTAGGCAAGCTGGGTTCAAAAGAGCTTATTTTTATATGTGGATAGAAGTTATGCCATCCATGTTCTTTCCTTATTCCTTTTCTCTAGTTTTATTGAGTTCATTATTGTAGCAGGCCTCTAACTGTGACTCTTTAAGAGTGTAAATGTATTCAGTAGCTCAATAGATGGATTACAGGAACCTCAAATACTTTTACATGAAGGCACATAAAACAAGGCTTCGACCTATCAAGCCTCTCTACTTGCACTTCGACAGGAAGAGAAAGTTGCCTTGAAGTACACCAAGATATACCCTCCTCTACTCTGTAAGTCTGTATCATACTGGACTCCTTTGAGCTTTCTCAAGGAGACCGCACCGGAAGATGTCACACTAGAACTTATGCTTATCACGCCGCAAGATTAGAGACCTGCTGGTGCTTTGTAAAGAATGGGATTCCTGTTTGGAGGCCCTCTCACTCATggttcaactgtgtgtgtgtgtgtgtgtgtgtgtgtgtgtgtgtgtgtgtgtgtgtgtgtgtgtgtgtgtgtgtgtgtgtgtgtgtgtgtgtgtgtgtgtgtgtgtgtgtgtgtgtgtgtgtgtgtgtgagggtcacCAATGTTGGTCTTTATAACACTAATAAGACATAGCAAGCAACAATACACAACACGTGAATGGAAATCTGGAAGTATTTCCAAGAGGTTGATCGTGTTTCTTTGCTTGCATCGTAGTTGTGTTTTGTCGTCCCAAAGGCTTAAGTTCGAGTCCCTCCCATAAGATGCGACGGATCAGAGCAGCAGGATGGTTGACTGCTGTTTTTAGATTGGACCTCGTTGCTCGCGGCGTGGCTAACTTTGGGGCGCAGGCGAATGGGATATGCGTCAAGGGGCTTGTCACAACGGTTAGCTTGTCTACCGTGGGGGATGggatgggtgtgggtgtgattggCAGCTGCCGGTTTGAAGTACAAAACACAAAGTAACTCTGCCACCGTTTTGGGCCCCGGCAAGCAGAGGCATCTAGGACCGACATGCCAGGGGAGGCAGTCTGCCTGTCACTCCCAGATACCACTCTATCAGAAGAACGGAGAGGGTGAATAATACACgagacacgcgcacactcacacatggatATAATTCGTCGAGACGAGTCGTGCAAGAAGTTTTGAGTCAGGCGTTATCCAAACAGGTTCAGCCCAAGAtggacaaaaaataataaaataaaccacAGAATGTTTGACTACAGCGGAGATGAATACTGAGTACTCATTATTAACAATACCAacagaaaaaaagggaaaaaacatCCGCTGGAAGCATAGTGGAAGTCAGAGGTTGATTCATTCATTAAGAAGACCAGCCATTAAGCTGTTCAATTGTTCGGAAATGGCAAACTCCTCCTCATGAAGACTTTTCCGAAGGGAGAAGGACCAGAGATGTATCTagtcctttctttttttttctttacttctTCCTTTTCATAATGATACGGTCTTGGTGGAATGATGGTGATCACGGCTGGGAATAGGACGGGCTCCCGTGGTGGCAGTGGAAGCATGTGATACGGGGGAATTGCCCTTTCCGGTCTTAGCCCAGAATTGCAGCCCTCTTGTGCACTCCCCTGTGCCGGGGACAGGATGATTACACTGTGGCATGGAGTAAAGAGGCTTGGGCCGCCTCGTGCCAGGGCTTTATGTAGAGAGAGAGCcgaacagcgagagagagacaaccaCCAGCCATGGGTTCAGTGGAGTTTTACTGTTAGTTGGGGGGAGCTGAACTATGTGCGTATTACTCTTTCAAACTTAGGAGATGTCGCCTCAATCCAAACTATTTTACCAGCACTTAGAAGGTAATAGAAggtcacatttacatttagggcatttagcagacgcttttatccaaagcgacttacaataagtacatttgtcacaagaagtgcatcaatatatcgctgtcggtacagaaaggatgttcatagaaccaagtgcaaggctacaatcgctaggctaatcaattcccgtgttacagccatgatagcagcagttgctacacagttaagtgctctaatacaatacagtgcaatacaatacaatgcaatacaatacaatacaatacaatggtggccagaaggggggggggggtggctatgcagtgtcgagtttgactctgaacaggtgagtcttgagtctttttcggaagatagtgagcgactcagcggtcctgagagcggcagggagctcgttccaccactgaggtcccaaaaccgagaaaagttgtgactttgctgaacggtcTTAGCGATGGAggttccagacgtccagctgaggtagttgagcggagggatcgagctggggtgtgtggctttagcaatgcttggaggtaggcaggagcagttccatcgactgccttgtatgccagtaccatcgtcttaaatttgatgcaagctactacagggagccagtggaggtcccggaagaggggggtcacatgggagaacttcggtaggttgaagacgaggcgcgctgccgcattctggatgcgctggtCACCTCTCACGTGCTGTTTGTTGGGATTTAAACATGCAGGTCACGTGTACATCAGCCTTTCTGCAGGTCTCTCTAGGTTCGGTGGGGGCTGCAAGCAAAACTTTGGTTTAGTTTAGTGTACAATACACTGATGTTATTTCAGAGTTAGAGATGGTAGCTCTGGTGGTGTAAGGGAAGGGGGTTGTCGTTTGAAGTCTCACAGCCATTTGCCTCCCAACAAACGGGAAGACTGCTGTGTCTGCTACTGCGATGTCTGGCTTGGACAGTTTCTATGGCAACCCACCCACAGACTTGTTCACTGCGCCTATAAAGCGCAGGAGACTGGAGTTGCTAGGGCTATGGATAATGATGATACTTCTGtctgtacacacgcacacgcacacacaatgataaTCCAATCGTGTCTTTAACCAGTGGCTTTCTTTTAATGAGGTGTTTCTGTTTCACACGTTCAAAAGTGTCATTGATGCTCATGGTCTTACAGGGATAGCCCGGATCAGTGCAGGATTCTGTGGATTTTGACAGTTTAAAGCTTTAGGAATCTTTCATTTTTGCACACAAGACCAATCTGAGTGCATGCGGTCGTCCACCAAGCTTCCCCTCAGGAATGAATTAAACAACTGTTTGCTTTTCCAAACAGCAAGAGCTATATTCATTAAGTTTTTCTGTTTTAAAAAGTGAAGCAATtaaggaaacacacacgcgcacacacacacacacagttacatttTTATCTAATAAACAGTTATATCTAACTATACTCGTGAGGTCATTTTTAGTATCCTTAGGAAGAGTTTCCATATGCAACAATGTTGGCAAAGTTACCGAAGTTATGAACCCTCTCAGAGTATGGCTCAGTGAATTTGAAtgaaataattcaaataaaagaTTGCAATCTAGATTGCTGCTGAGCTTGATGCATCCGTTGTTCTTATGTTCCTATTGAACATTGTGGGGTTTGCTAAAACGAGTCTGGTCAATGTCAGATATGGTGGGGCTGGCTGTCACTTATAGGGTTGTAGACTCCTACCCAATAGCACCTCAATAACCTAAAAATAATCATTACCGATCAACATTAATGAACCTTGCAAAGCTTTTATGTATTTCAGACTTTACTGTGTATGGGTATAGCTGTGTTTAGGCATGCATCTCGTCATCATTTTAATCATCTTCTAATGATGACCCCAGATCACAATAAGTTAATACCCTGTTTACGGAAGTGAGATGAAACACTGCTTGAAAGTCACGTCCATTCCTCCCTTTGTACTTTCCACCCTTTCATTGATTGCGCCAATCTGTGTTCTTTATACACTTGGAGAGCAACACATTTCACTGCAGCGTCCCTCGAGTCCAACAACAAGAAAAACGGCATTGGTAGCCGCTATTCATTTACCGCAATTCTTCCTTCACCTTGGTGCGGAAGAAATTTAGACTCCTCATAGACCTCTGAGCGGTACTCTGTTCAATGCCAGCTAGCCTGAGTGAATTTCACCGAACCCAATAAACCATAACATTATGTATTCATCTACTCTCAAAGCTATGCATGATACCCCTGTCACATCCTaccttttttattgaaaagcaaagAGCTGCCATTTCCAACAATCAGGGGAGTGATTCTTGTTTTGCCAATCGTTGACTCTGCAGTCGAGAACCTTCAAGCTGCTACCCCTCTCACTTCACTTAAAGCCACAAAATAAAAACCCCAAAAGAAATCTCTGAAAAATATCTTCGATTAGTACAGgtttgtttttggtttaaatTCTCACTTCATTTTAATAAAGCTGTCTACTGTCAGCAGTGAAACTTATAATATTTCATGAATGATGTAAAATAGCAATTTTCGGAGGCTCCCGGAGCCCTGGAAGAGAGGTTCTTTATCCTTCGTGGTAGCGGTTCTCCGTTCCACTGTGTCATGCCTCTCCTGAACTCACCTGGGGTTACGGGGGCTAAAATTAGACACTCAATTACAAGCAATTACTGGCAGCGTCCCTAGGCCCTGCGGTGCATGTTCCCTGGCTTGCTCACACCCCTACCCTGTCACATATGTGCCCGGCTgtaagagaaagagattgtGGTGCTAGTGCAGTGAAAGCGCATAAAAAAGGAAGTCTGTTTGCAGTTCCTCAACGCTGCTATTTTGGTATTTGGAACTTGAATGTTGGCCAAACTGCACGGTGACCGCGGTCTGGGATTGTTGCGTAACCCTCACGTTGGCAGCCGTCTTATTGGGAATGTATCATAAGGAAGATAATgaatctatcaatctatcataTGTGGCTGCGAGACTGTAGCTAATGTATGTAATATGTGTGGTCAGTGGTTGATTACCTGATAGACTCAACACTTTATTTGATGCTTAAAATAAATTTAGACAGTGTGACGTCTCCTCTTGTGGGTATACATTTACTGTGAATTCTCTCTTCAGTCATGTATACAACTGCGCTCTTAATATAGAATAGATGGATAATGTGTCTGATTTTTACATCTCCAATGAGGATACATTTTTGAGTCTACTGTAAGTGTTGTGAGCATGTGCTCCCTAGGTGTCTTTAGTCAAGAACTAGTATTCAACCTTTTGTTAAACCACACTTGAGGGTCTTATTCTGTCTCTGCCTGCTTGTTGGCAGACTTGAGGGTAGAGAAGTTGAGAACAGATAATGTGAACAGACAGGTAGGGATGAATGCAGACCACCACTTGATGTGACTCAAAGGGTTACCCATtgaacccctccctccccccctgaccAAAGAACGGCCCTCAGTGCCTCATGGACTTAAAGAGATTGAAAGGTATGCTGAAAGAAAatcgtatttatttattaattcatttattcatgtcTTGCTCAAGAGGCCGGTTCCTCTATTGGTTTTATATTTGGAGGAAACACCAGGTGGAATTCCCCATCCACAATCCTGTTGTTCCGGTTTGCAATTGCATACGAAGTTGTAATCTGTtacataaaaatgtataacctgaAGCAGAAAATCCCCAAACATTCCAGGGGAAACACCACACAGTTCTTTGAAGCTGCCATCCTATTAATTTATAACTAGTGCCATAGCTCCTGCCCATTCTGCCGTTTATCTACATTCTATTGACCAATTCACGCCTGACTGTGTCCGAGAGGACGTGGTCAATCTTCATCAGACCTATCCAGGGTCATTGTTAGTTTAAATCTCCCTCTTAATATTAAGAGTCATTGTTTTTCTACAAATGTTTCCAACATAGCAGTAGGCAGTGCTTCATACGGTAGGCGTTTGCTCCTTTGCTCATGCCAACAAGCTTCTTCCggaaaacacatttattttgttattattatgatataagTGAATAATCGTACTGGTGCACTAAATCCTCTGAGCGACCCTGCGCCACCAGGTCAGGAGCGGTTCGGCAACATGACGCGGGTGTACTACAAGGAGGCTGTCGGGGCCTTCGTGGTGTTCGACGTGACGCGGGGCTCCACGTTCGAGGCGGTGTCCAAGTGGAAGCACGACCTGGACAGCAAGGTGAAGCTGGCCAACGGCAGCCCCATCCCCTCGGTGCTGCTGGCCAATAAGTGTGACCAGAAGAAGGAGACCACCAGCAACACGTCGCTCATGGACAACTTCTGCCGGGAGACGGGCTTCCTGGGCTGGTTTGAGACCTCCGCTAAGGtgagatatgagagagagagagactgggaaaGACTCGCTCTAGAAACGATCAGGCATTCTGGaaatagaacacaaacacacacacacacacttgttgtaTAATTtctattttgtaaaaaagaaatacaatgtCATTCACTGTTATGAATCTCGTGTGATACCTGCCATGGTCAATGGagataaaaaaagaagtaaatTTGAACCACAAGCCATTTCAGGATCGCATAATAATTCCTGTCTGTCCATGCAAATTGTACAGTTTAAGCCGCATATCAGAGTTCACAAATGTTACGTGTCATTCAAATTAGATAAATATCCTATATTTGAGGTATATATTTTTACAGCCAGTTGGAATCCCATCCCATCACACCAACAATGTGACGGATGTTTAATGAATCCCCTTCTAAAAAATGTCTTTGAAATCCAC
Encoded proteins:
- the rab32a gene encoding ras-related protein Rab-32a; amino-acid sequence: MAGGSVSECKEYLFKVLVIGELGVGKTSIIKRYVHQLFSQHYRATIGVDFALKVINWDSKTLVRLQLWDIAGQERFGNMTRVYYKEAVGAFVVFDVTRGSTFEAVSKWKHDLDSKVKLANGSPIPSVLLANKCDQKKETTSNTSLMDNFCRETGFLGWFETSAKDNINVDEAARFLVENILANDKGLPYEETNGDRIKLHQETVAAESKSGCC